The following DNA comes from Streptococcus canis.
TCATGCCAAAGCTTTCTTTAAAAGATTTATTGCTCAATTCTAAAAAAGGCACCAATTCTGGCATAGCCAACTCGGGGTCAATCGGAGAAGCCAAGGGATTGTTAATGCCTTTGTTATAAGGGCAGCAAATTTGACAAATATCACAACCATAAATAACGGTTTTGATTTTTTTACGAAATTCAAGCGCCATCATCCCCTTATCTTGGGTCTGAAAAGACAAGCAACGCCTAGCATTCATGGTGCCATCCCCTATCAAACATGAAGTGGGACAGGCATCTAAACATCGCCTGCAATCGCCACAGTCGTAGTCCACCGGTTGGTCAGGCTCAATGTCAAGGTTTGTAATCAATTCTCCCAAGTACATATAGGAGCCAAATTCCTTGGAGATAACTAGGCCATTTTTGCCAATAAAACCAATCCCTGCTCGCCTCGCCACAGCTGTATCAACCAAGGCTCCCGTATCCACCATGCCCTTGTATTCAAAGTCAGCGGTTAAGGCTTCGATACCTTCTGCTAAGCGCTGCAATTTATCTTGCAATACATGGTGATAGTCTAACCCCCATGAATTGGGAGTCATTTTACCCCGTTTATAACTTGTTTTTGGTGGTGGAACAGGTAATTTATGAGGGTAGGCAACTGCAATGGAAATAATGGTTTTGGCAGAAGCCAGCGATAATTTGGGCTTGATCCTCTCTTCAATCACCTTGTGTTCAAAACCAGTCGTTCGACCTTCTTCGACACCAAGGCGCAGCGATTTTTCCAAATATGAAAAGTCATCTGCGGTGGTAAAGCCAATTTTTGAAATGCCAATCTCCTTGGCTAACGCCTGAATATCTGCCTTAATGTTCATACTACTATCATAATCGAAATAAGTTAAGACTTCAAGACGAATGGATGACAATTCAAAGAAAGGGTAATCAGAGGAAATCCCTCCTGAAGGGAATCCTCTGTCATAACAAAAAAGGGGACAAGATCCCACCTTTTTGACTTTCAAAAAAGGGAAATAAGGAAGGCATGGGATGGCTTTTCCTTCTATTTTTCTTTGTAGAGGACGCTTACTATAAGACTTTACTAGTCTATTCTCCCAAAACAAACTTAAACAAGTCTTAATAATCCTCAAAATGCTGGTAAAGGTATTGGAGATCCTCGATTTCCTTGAGAAGCTCTTTGCCATTATCTGTCTGTTTGACCAAGGTCCGCTCAGCCACTTCTTCTACCAAACGTTTGATGAAAATAATATCGCACTCGCCTTTCAAGACAGCCTCTACTGAGGAGAACGGATTGTGGGCGACCAATTCCAGTCCATAGCTATTAGAAATCAAGGTGTAGCCTGCAATACCCGTTTTTTTCTGGTAGCCCTTGGCTAATCCTCCATCAATAATAATCATTTTCCCTCCAGCCTTAATAGGAATCTCCCCACTCTTTTCTTGGACAGGTGTATGTCCATTGACAATATGCCCTGTTTTATCCAAGGAAAATTCAGCTAGCAGACGATTGCAAATATCCTCTTTCTCTCGCAACTGGTAGTAAGGATTTTTCTTCTCCTTGTGGGTTTCTTTATCCGCAATGTAGTAACGTTCAAAGGTGGTCATTCGTTGCTTACCAAACAAAGAAGACCCTTCCCCACACCACAAATACCAAAATAAATCCGTCGCAAAATCATCATGTACCTGAGGTTGCTGATAGGCTTGCCTAACCTTCTCTTCATAGAAATCCATCAAAGATTTTCCAGATAAAAATCGGTCTTCTAAGCAAATGGATTTGAAATCACCATTAGAATGCATGGGAATGCAGCCATGATAAAGCAGGTGATTATTAGAAATATGATAAATGGCACCTTTGGAAAAAA
Coding sequences within:
- the queG gene encoding tRNA epoxyqueuosine(34) reductase QueG, with the translated sequence MNIKADIQALAKEIGISKIGFTTADDFSYLEKSLRLGVEEGRTTGFEHKVIEERIKPKLSLASAKTIISIAVAYPHKLPVPPPKTSYKRGKMTPNSWGLDYHHVLQDKLQRLAEGIEALTADFEYKGMVDTGALVDTAVARRAGIGFIGKNGLVISKEFGSYMYLGELITNLDIEPDQPVDYDCGDCRRCLDACPTSCLIGDGTMNARRCLSFQTQDKGMMALEFRKKIKTVIYGCDICQICCPYNKGINNPLASPIDPELAMPELVPFLELSNKSFKESFGMIAGSWRGKNILQRNAIIALANAHDRSAIPKLLEIIDQNNNPSHTATAMWALGELIKKPDQAMLDFMLGLSMAEEETKEELERLLTKWQRA